CTCGATCAGTGTAACGGCGACGGACGATGTGGGCGAAAGCGTTATTTCCGGAGGGATGCTGTTCGCCAGCACACTGCAGTCGGGAACGCTTTCCATGACCGCCGAAAACACCGGCTCCCCCCTGACCATTGCCGACGACGAATCCACCAAATCGATCGCCCCGTTTGGTATCAGCAGCACGCGATCCGAGGGCACCGGCGGCTATACCATCGGCCAACCAGGCGAGACCGTGACGGTGCAGCCGGATTACCTGTCCGGGCCGCTGCGCATAACCTTCCAGCAGGCGCTTTCGGGCACCGGCGATCAATCGCCCGATTCAGGGGCACTTTTGATAGAGGCCCAGGACGGCAGCCGCCTGACCATGACGGTCCTGAACGGCATCGTTGACCTTGCCGTGGACACAGACGGAGACGGCAACGACGACGGGACGATTTCAAGCAGTTGGGACGATCTGTCCTGAGTCGGGACAACGCTGCAAACGCCTGAGTCTTCAGGGGCTTGAAAGCCGTTTTTGCCCGCTTCCTATTTCAGGCTGCCACCAGGTCGGAGCCGGCTGCCCACGGCTTCGGCAATGTGCATCACCCTGATTCTGCCGCCGCGTTTGTCCATTCCGCCGCGCAACTGCAGCACGCAACCGGGACAGTCCGTGACCAGGAGATCCGCCCCGGATTTTTCCACGCCGTCCAGTTTCTGGGTCAGGATCGCCGAGGATATTTCGGGGAAATCCACCGAGTAGGAGCCGCCGAAGCCGCAGCACACCTCCTCGTCGGCCGAAGGGACATAGGTGTGGCCGGCCGTTTCGATCAGGCGGCGGGGGGCGGCGGTGACATGCAGCCCGCGGCACAGGTGGCAGGGGGCGTGGTAGGCGACCTTCAAGCCGCTTGCGGTGAACATGTCCCGGGAGACGTTCAGGATGTCGACCAGGAAGGAGCTGAAGTCGATGACCTTGTCCACGAAGCCGGCCACCTCTCCGGGGGTCATGCCGATGCTGCGGGCCATCTGCGGATAGGCATGTTTGATGTGGGAGGCGCAGGAGGCGCACAGCGTGACGACATGATCGCAGGGCGTATCCGTGAACGCCCGGATGTTCTGGCGGGCCAGGTCGGCGGCGGTTTCCTCCTCGGCCGCCATGGCGGCCGGCAGCCCGCAGCAGTTCTGGTTTTCCGGAAAAGCGACGGCGACGGAACGCCCGTACATCAGTGGCAGCATGGCTTCGGCCTGCTCCGGATAAATGAAATCGACGGCGCATCCGGCAAAAAAAGCGATTCTCTGCGCAGGATTGGCCACGGTTTTCTTCAGTCCCGGCCACCGGTCCCTGAAGGGGGTGCGGGCGATGACGGGCAGGCTGCGGAAGCCGTGGTCCTTGGCAAAAAAATGAGGCAGGTGGCGGATCAGCGACCCTTCCTGCTTCAGCGGTGCCTGGGCCTTGTGGGCCTGCCGGAGCAGGAAGTGGAAGAGCCTGCGGTTGGGCATCACCTTGGAAAGCAGGTGGTTTTTGAGCGGCCTTCTGCCGTCCGCCTGCTGCACCGCCTTCAGGGTTTTTTTGATCAGGCGGGGCAGATCGATGTCGACGGCGCAAACCGACTTGCAGGCCTGGCAGTTGAGGCAGTTTGTTACAATGGCCCGGTCATTGTCCCGGCCGTGATAAAACAGGGTCAGGATCAGGCCGATGGCGCCGATATAGACATGGCCGTATTTGTGGCCGCCCACTTTACTGTAGACGGGGCAGACATTGGCACAGGCGCCGCAGCGGATGCAGCGCAGTGCCTCGCCGAATACGGGGTCTTGCGCCAGTTCCAGGCGGCCGTTGTCCAGAAACACGATGTGCAGTTCTTTTTTCCCCGCCGGTGCACTGCGGCAAACATTGGCGCCCTTTATCCAGGTGACGTAGGAGGTGAGCGCCTGGCCGGTGGCGTTGCGCGGCAAAAGCTTCAGGATCTTCAGCGCCGAGGCCAGGTCCGGCAGCAGCTTGTCGAAGCCCACGAGGGCGACGTGTACCCTCGGC
The Deltaproteobacteria bacterium genome window above contains:
- a CDS encoding LUD domain-containing protein — translated: SIKREIAGAKDALLPRLPELYRAFKERAEEAGAHVHVAQDALGANRIIAGIARDNAVRRIVKSKSMTAEETFLNDHLENEGFQVTETDLGEWIIQLRHEGPSHMVMPAIHLSRYQVGDLFEAVTDRKLDRENIDQLVTVARRELRPAFFEADMGISGANFALADSGTLGLVTNEGNMRLVTTLPRVHVALVGFDKLLPDLASALKILKLLPRNATGQALTSYVTWIKGANVCRSAPAGKKELHIVFLDNGRLELAQDPVFGEALRCIRCGACANVCPVYSKVGGHKYGHVYIGAIGLILTLFYHGRDNDRAIVTNCLNCQACKSVCAVDIDLPRLIKKTLKAVQQADGRRPLKNHLLSKVMPNRRLFHFLLRQAHKAQAPLKQEGSLIRHLPHFFAKDHGFRSLPVIARTPFRDRWPGLKKTVANPAQRIAFFAGCAVDFIYPEQAEAMLPLMYGRSVAVAFPENQNCCGLPAAMAAEEETAADLARQNIRAFTDTPCDHVVTLCASCASHIKHAYPQMARSIGMTPGEVAGFVDKVIDFSSFLVDILNVSRDMFTASGLKVAYHAPCHLCRGLHVTAAPRRLIETAGHTYVPSADEEVCCGFGGSYSVDFPEISSAILTQKLDGVEKSGADLLVTDCPGCVLQLRGGMDKRGGRIRVMHIAEAVGSRLRPGGSLK